In a genomic window of uncultured Sphaerochaeta sp.:
- a CDS encoding ABC transporter permease — MDEFKKRKLVDDVASPMIAILAGLLVGAIVMLLTGTDPLYAYAQMFSKSFFKPYYLAETLVRSAPIMLSGVAAAVAWRAGYINLGMQGQMCVGGLVATIMAIYLPMDSWWGTALCFLGGMTAAALFALIPTYLDYKFNASLIITTLMLNYAINHVTNYFVAYPMRDPAGDGMAQQSVQIAQSMRFFRFSNKNAMNSSVFVAVLVVVLMYFVFTKTKFGYESKITGLNKHFAQYGGIKSMKTMFQTMALSGALSGFAACIEIFGVRYRYVNCMFSSTGYAWTGLMAMLIAGYNPLLTLVYSIFLAGLNIGGTALQRTVGVPMQIADIIQCCITLFVSVRILHEFKKMHANKTPIPVGSRKGGTA; from the coding sequence ATGGATGAGTTCAAGAAAAGAAAACTGGTTGATGATGTCGCCTCCCCCATGATTGCCATCCTGGCAGGTCTTCTGGTAGGGGCCATCGTGATGCTTCTCACCGGCACCGATCCCTTGTATGCCTACGCCCAGATGTTCTCCAAATCGTTTTTCAAACCGTACTACCTTGCCGAAACGCTTGTCCGCAGCGCTCCGATCATGCTCAGCGGTGTAGCCGCCGCGGTGGCTTGGAGAGCAGGGTACATCAACCTTGGCATGCAGGGCCAGATGTGCGTCGGCGGCCTTGTGGCCACCATCATGGCCATTTACCTGCCGATGGACTCCTGGTGGGGAACAGCCTTGTGCTTTCTTGGTGGCATGACCGCCGCTGCCTTGTTTGCCCTCATTCCCACCTATCTCGATTACAAGTTCAATGCATCGCTGATCATCACCACCCTGATGCTCAACTATGCGATCAACCATGTCACCAACTACTTTGTCGCCTATCCCATGCGCGACCCGGCCGGGGACGGCATGGCCCAGCAGTCGGTGCAGATAGCCCAGTCCATGCGATTCTTCCGATTCTCCAACAAGAATGCCATGAACAGCAGTGTCTTTGTGGCAGTCCTTGTTGTCGTGCTCATGTACTTTGTGTTTACGAAAACCAAATTCGGCTATGAGTCGAAGATAACCGGACTGAACAAGCACTTTGCCCAGTACGGCGGGATCAAGAGCATGAAGACGATGTTCCAGACCATGGCGCTTTCCGGGGCACTCAGCGGCTTTGCCGCCTGCATAGAGATCTTTGGCGTGCGATACCGGTATGTGAACTGCATGTTCAGCAGTACCGGCTATGCCTGGACAGGGCTCATGGCAATGCTCATCGCCGGCTACAATCCCTTGCTGACCCTTGTGTACTCCATCTTTCTTGCGGGGCTGAACATCGGAGGTACGGCACTGCAGAGAACCGTAGGGGTTCCCATGCAGATCGCCGATATCATCCAGTGCTGCATCACCCTGTTCGTCTCGGTCAGGATTCTCCACGAATTCAAGAAGATGCATGCAAACAAAACGCCCATACCTGTCGGATCAAGGAAAGGAGGTACCGCATGA
- a CDS encoding ABC transporter permease, protein MNDLYLAAVINTTFRYTTPVLFAALGSLFCTKAAVFNVALEGQLLAASFVAIVANYYTNNAFISMLAGVGAGAFIAWIVAVFQIKWKVRDMVVGTAMNLLVQSVTAFLMQVIFGSRGTVQGFGMVPLTKIDPTFLKFSPFLYRMFEDLSTIDYLGYIVAIIIFLYFYKTVSGFHHLSVGISGTAADSLGINSQRIQIRAVVISGILCGFGGVVHAMGNVTVFAENMTSGRGFIAMGAASMAQSHSLVAIASSLFFGTMLSLSKTLQGYINSYFTEAIPYLCTVLAITIYGVIISIKKRRALKRL, encoded by the coding sequence ATGAACGACCTGTACCTTGCTGCAGTCATCAATACGACGTTTCGCTATACCACACCCGTTCTGTTTGCTGCGTTGGGCAGTCTCTTCTGCACCAAGGCCGCTGTCTTCAATGTTGCCTTGGAAGGGCAGTTGCTCGCCGCCTCGTTTGTGGCAATCGTGGCGAACTACTACACCAACAACGCATTTATCAGCATGTTGGCGGGAGTAGGGGCGGGAGCCTTCATCGCCTGGATCGTTGCCGTCTTCCAGATAAAATGGAAGGTGAGGGATATGGTGGTCGGAACTGCCATGAATTTGCTGGTGCAAAGCGTAACAGCCTTCCTCATGCAGGTCATCTTCGGTTCCCGGGGTACGGTACAAGGCTTCGGCATGGTCCCGCTTACCAAGATCGACCCCACCTTTCTCAAGTTCTCGCCCTTCCTGTACCGGATGTTCGAGGACCTGAGTACGATAGACTACCTTGGGTACATTGTAGCCATCATCATTTTCCTCTATTTCTACAAGACCGTCAGTGGCTTTCATCACCTGTCTGTCGGGATCAGCGGTACCGCTGCCGACAGTCTGGGGATCAACAGCCAACGAATACAAATACGGGCTGTGGTGATATCCGGGATCCTGTGCGGGTTCGGTGGCGTAGTGCATGCAATGGGCAATGTCACGGTGTTTGCGGAGAACATGACCAGTGGAAGGGGCTTCATAGCCATGGGCGCTGCGAGTATGGCCCAGTCACACTCCCTTGTAGCCATTGCCTCTTCCCTGTTCTTCGGCACCATGCTCTCTCTTTCCAAGACGTTGCAGGGGTACATCAACTCCTATTTCACTGAAGCTATTCCCTATCTCTGTACCGTACTTGCCATCACCATCTATGGAGTGATCATCTCGATCAAAAAGAGAAGAGCTCTCAAAAGACTGTAA
- a CDS encoding class II aldolase/adducin family protein, which yields MNYQTIRQEIVDYAKRMYDEKLVSATSGNISVRLPDRPDAFAITPGSESYLRMTAERIVIMTIDGELLSCPEGAHPSSEWRLHAELYRRKEQVTAVVHTHSPYATAFASVREEIPLVLAEMQPWLGGSVEVAPYAALGTVEVAQNSANTIGTKGACLMANHGVVAVANSLDLAYVRACYVEDAAKIIHLARCIGTPCEIAMR from the coding sequence ATGAACTACCAAACCATACGACAAGAAATCGTTGACTATGCAAAACGGATGTACGACGAAAAGCTGGTGTCCGCCACAAGCGGGAACATCAGCGTACGCCTGCCCGACAGACCTGATGCCTTTGCCATCACCCCGGGCTCGGAGAGCTATCTGCGCATGACAGCAGAGCGGATCGTCATCATGACCATTGATGGCGAGCTGCTCTCCTGCCCCGAGGGGGCGCACCCCTCATCGGAGTGGCGGCTGCACGCAGAACTCTACCGGAGAAAAGAGCAGGTGACTGCCGTGGTGCATACGCATTCGCCCTATGCTACCGCCTTTGCTTCGGTTCGGGAAGAAATCCCTCTGGTACTTGCAGAGATGCAACCCTGGTTGGGTGGCAGTGTTGAGGTAGCCCCCTATGCTGCACTCGGAACCGTGGAGGTTGCACAGAACTCCGCCAACACGATCGGCACCAAAGGCGCGTGCCTTATGGCCAATCATGGGGTGGTGGCAGTAGCAAATTCCCTTGATTTGGCGTATGTTCGTGCATGTTATGTAGAGGATGCAGCGAAGATCATCCATCTTGCACGCTGCATCGGAACACCTTGTGAAATAGCAATGCGCTGA
- a CDS encoding purine-nucleoside phosphorylase — protein MISGKPYEFYYKAAEYIRKRIGFTPEIAIVLGTGCAPFAQRIENPIEFPYADIPNFLVTTNASHAGKMIAGSVGGKQVICMSGRFHYYEGFSMEELDIPVHVMHVLGVKTLILTNAAGAVNPDYEPGDAMIIEDHIKLNMGSPLRGPNVPELGPRFFGVSDLYTKALREIARTCAKRASIKVHEGVYMFFPGPQFETAAEIRAARFMGADAVGMSTVTEALTAAHCSMKLLGVALITNMCTGVTSEHVDGSEVEGVAAQAADGFSSFLLDIVQSIEG, from the coding sequence ATGATTTCCGGCAAACCCTATGAGTTCTACTACAAGGCTGCAGAGTATATCCGAAAGCGAATAGGCTTTACCCCTGAGATTGCCATTGTTCTGGGTACCGGCTGTGCCCCGTTTGCCCAGCGCATCGAGAACCCGATCGAATTTCCGTACGCAGACATCCCCAACTTCCTGGTCACCACCAATGCATCCCATGCGGGCAAGATGATTGCAGGAAGCGTGGGGGGGAAGCAGGTCATCTGCATGAGCGGACGCTTCCACTACTACGAAGGGTTCAGCATGGAAGAGCTCGATATTCCGGTGCATGTCATGCATGTCCTGGGAGTGAAGACCCTCATCCTGACCAACGCAGCCGGGGCTGTGAATCCCGATTATGAGCCAGGGGATGCCATGATCATAGAGGATCATATCAAGCTCAATATGGGCAGTCCGTTGCGCGGCCCGAATGTTCCCGAGCTTGGACCACGGTTCTTCGGGGTCTCCGACCTCTATACCAAGGCTCTCAGGGAGATTGCCCGCACCTGCGCCAAGCGCGCTTCGATCAAGGTTCATGAAGGCGTCTACATGTTCTTTCCCGGTCCCCAGTTCGAGACAGCGGCAGAAATTCGTGCGGCCCGATTCATGGGTGCAGATGCCGTAGGCATGTCCACCGTCACCGAGGCCCTGACTGCAGCCCACTGCTCCATGAAGTTGCTTGGTGTTGCCTTGATCACCAACATGTGCACCGGTGTCACCTCCGAGCATGTCGATGGTTCTGAGGTTGAGGGAGTCGCAGCACAAGCTGCGGATGGATTCAGTTCCTTCCTGCTCGATATCGTGCAAAGCATAGAGGGGTAA
- a CDS encoding amidohydrolase, whose translation MSLLFRNAAILSTREGKFEVLEHAYLGVEGDRIDYIGTEMPTKTYAQTKDMHDKVLIPGLINCHGHSAMNLLRGLGSDLPLQEWLGIMWPIEDRMTDADFSSGMDLAILEMLRCGTTSFCDMYMRSTVTQASIEKSGIKANLTRVVMGGSKDTEYRSYQNRLEALAFARDYDGAFDGRLHADWSVHSEYTIDPEIARKWAEETTSLGGRLHVHISETKREHEGCIERYGMTPVQWFEERGYFRIPTYAAHCVWCTEEDLRILRKHNVSVVHNPESNMKLGSGFAPIPRMLELGINVALGTDGAASNNNLNMFEEMHLASVIHNGYTLDPVIMKPETVLSMATLNGASVQGRPDTGSLEVGKKADIVAVNLDAPHMKPSLNLMALLVYSAQGSDVTMTMVDGKILYEDGEYRTLDKEKIYAEFEQSVKRLYH comes from the coding sequence ATGTCACTGTTGTTCAGGAATGCAGCCATCCTTTCCACCAGAGAGGGCAAGTTTGAGGTTTTGGAACATGCCTATCTTGGGGTGGAAGGGGATAGGATTGACTATATCGGCACAGAGATGCCAACCAAAACGTATGCACAGACCAAGGACATGCATGACAAGGTCCTGATTCCCGGACTGATCAACTGTCATGGGCATTCGGCCATGAACTTGCTCAGGGGGTTGGGAAGTGACCTTCCCCTGCAGGAGTGGCTTGGCATCATGTGGCCCATTGAAGACAGGATGACGGATGCAGACTTTTCCAGCGGCATGGATTTGGCAATCCTGGAGATGCTCAGGTGCGGTACCACAAGCTTCTGTGATATGTATATGCGTTCTACCGTTACCCAGGCCAGCATTGAAAAGAGCGGAATCAAGGCAAACCTAACCCGGGTGGTGATGGGAGGCTCGAAGGATACCGAGTATCGTTCCTACCAGAACAGGCTTGAGGCCTTGGCTTTTGCACGGGACTATGACGGTGCCTTCGATGGCAGGCTGCATGCCGATTGGTCGGTTCATTCCGAGTATACGATTGATCCTGAGATCGCACGCAAATGGGCTGAGGAGACAACCTCACTCGGCGGAAGGTTGCATGTGCATATCTCAGAGACAAAACGTGAGCATGAGGGATGCATTGAACGGTATGGCATGACGCCTGTGCAATGGTTTGAGGAGCGGGGGTACTTCAGGATTCCCACCTATGCTGCACACTGTGTCTGGTGTACTGAGGAGGACCTCAGGATTCTCAGAAAGCATAACGTCAGTGTGGTCCACAACCCCGAAAGCAACATGAAGCTGGGCAGTGGGTTTGCTCCCATCCCCAGGATGCTTGAGCTTGGTATCAATGTAGCACTGGGTACGGACGGAGCGGCAAGCAACAACAACCTGAATATGTTCGAGGAGATGCATCTTGCTTCGGTCATCCACAACGGCTATACGCTGGACCCTGTCATCATGAAACCCGAAACTGTCCTGTCCATGGCTACCCTCAATGGGGCAAGTGTGCAGGGCAGACCTGACACGGGAAGTCTTGAGGTGGGGAAGAAGGCTGACATCGTTGCTGTCAATCTTGATGCTCCGCACATGAAACCTTCCCTGAACCTGATGGCACTGCTGGTGTATTCGGCACAGGGCAGCGATGTGACGATGACCATGGTTGACGGGAAGATCCTGTACGAGGACGGTGAGTATCGTACCTTGGACAAGGAAAAAATCTATGCTGAGTTTGAGCAGTCGGTAAAGCGTCTCTACCATTGA
- a CDS encoding MFS transporter, with protein sequence MRTKTNLTLGLVQGFYWMASCVFVSFLVRLLRGYGYGDYQTGIALTFSSLASLVIQPLVGRLADSVRSVRKLLITCLLIACGSALLLDAFHDYPLVVYLLILVIFGSFRSLVYIIDLWSLAVSKECDDFSYGFTRSFGAVFYAVSAVFYGSAIDRFGTGIIIPCFCTFSMLVIVMTLFVHAPNGIALSEIHEESLPVLEALRLLFSNKAYVVPLVCYTFSEMTSIANQNYLTRKFEVMGSGDFFTGLALLTMGMLQLIPLLLNAQITRKFSPPFLLLVCFIGLNLRNAIMVFSTTPLGTVSSYLTEPIGFGLYIGTILYYMNSILPPKVRYLGMTLYAALTAGLGGMAGNYLAGMLSKSYGILTMMKFLAIPALIGLGIYLIFYPGKVTRKIV encoded by the coding sequence GTGCGTACAAAAACAAATCTTACGTTGGGGCTGGTCCAGGGATTCTATTGGATGGCCTCGTGTGTGTTTGTCTCCTTTTTGGTGAGACTCCTTCGTGGTTATGGATACGGCGACTACCAGACGGGTATTGCGCTGACGTTCTCATCGCTTGCCTCACTGGTCATCCAGCCGCTGGTCGGAAGATTGGCTGACAGCGTGCGTTCGGTGAGGAAGTTGCTGATCACCTGCCTCTTGATCGCCTGTGGTTCCGCCCTGCTGCTTGATGCCTTTCATGACTATCCGTTGGTGGTCTACCTTCTGATCCTGGTCATCTTCGGCTCCTTCAGATCGCTTGTCTACATCATAGACCTCTGGAGTCTTGCGGTCAGCAAGGAGTGCGACGATTTCTCCTATGGATTCACCCGTTCCTTCGGTGCCGTCTTCTACGCAGTCAGTGCGGTGTTCTACGGCAGTGCCATCGATAGGTTCGGTACGGGTATCATCATTCCTTGCTTCTGCACCTTCTCCATGCTTGTAATCGTCATGACCTTGTTTGTACATGCTCCTAATGGCATAGCACTGTCAGAGATTCATGAAGAGTCGCTGCCTGTCCTGGAGGCTCTGAGGCTTCTTTTCAGCAACAAGGCATATGTGGTGCCGCTTGTCTGTTACACCTTCTCTGAGATGACCAGCATTGCAAACCAGAACTATCTGACAAGGAAATTCGAGGTTATGGGCAGCGGAGATTTCTTTACGGGTCTTGCGCTTTTGACGATGGGTATGTTGCAACTGATTCCGCTTCTGCTCAATGCTCAGATCACCAGGAAGTTCTCCCCGCCATTCTTGTTGCTTGTGTGTTTCATCGGCCTGAATCTGCGCAACGCCATCATGGTATTCTCAACAACACCCTTGGGTACGGTGAGCAGTTATCTGACTGAACCCATTGGCTTCGGGCTGTATATTGGAACCATCCTGTACTACATGAACAGCATCCTTCCTCCGAAGGTGCGTTATCTGGGGATGACGCTCTATGCCGCGCTGACTGCAGGCCTTGGCGGGATGGCCGGCAATTATTTGGCCGGCATGCTTTCCAAGAGCTACGGCATTCTTACCATGATGAAGTTCCTTGCAATCCCTGCATTGATCGGCTTGGGTATCTATCTCATCTTCTATCCGGGCAAGGTAACCAGGAAAATTGTATAG
- a CDS encoding GIY-YIG nuclease family protein — MKHKAWYLSTSILILIIATLQGCVTEQKVYPTIQTQSPEVNLEESESIPIDGEDSAGAPFSAAIDTLESSAVAEPVQNLGELSEEIDDSISSETTAANLLENHIRPPDKPIEQTLELTPPPPLVEEPSAGNSEQIVISNIMEPISENAFETVQTEPILIEPELSNERSPMQFGFILLAIIAALIIVLVILFKKISRMKEDISTANHRITVFGIEDLETAQKKKKELQDTIDSVESQLIRVKDDFASLKGDHWRLEQSYTQLEKRSDNQKQKLARAKELYTAVEHAVARFHETEIPSMYYRPLTDEEKIDLETIAPSVMLNLNYMNYQELRKEFRANQKQIDALLEEYAQRYTTKANQAIYKLMVISLRSELQNILYNLKFEKLDTALLQVQSLIAKYLAIASDGNQQIAGTMRKFVGELEHLFQNAVKIEYEYYIKKEQVRQEQLALRQQMREEAEERRRLEEQKKQVAFEESKFHAEIHKVEELLQSEPLESPRREEISLKLTELHAQLAQVEEKKDEITKLQNGKAGNVYIISNLGSFGDHVFKVGMTRRLDPQDRVNELGDASVPFKFDVHSFIFSEDAVSLEYELHRRLNACRLNKVNLRKEFFTISLDELEQLVQEINPTAEFNRTMLAEDYHQSLSMGDQELPPVDLRDENEEQEDEEALEA; from the coding sequence ATGAAACATAAAGCGTGGTACCTCTCAACCAGTATACTCATTCTCATAATTGCAACGCTTCAGGGATGTGTGACAGAACAAAAAGTATACCCAACCATTCAAACACAATCTCCTGAAGTAAATCTTGAAGAATCAGAAAGCATACCTATCGATGGAGAGGATAGTGCTGGAGCACCGTTCTCTGCAGCTATCGATACGCTTGAATCTTCAGCTGTGGCTGAACCGGTACAAAATCTGGGAGAACTCTCAGAGGAAATCGATGATTCGATAAGCTCCGAAACCACTGCTGCAAACCTTTTGGAGAATCACATCAGGCCTCCAGACAAGCCTATTGAACAAACGCTTGAACTCACCCCCCCACCCCCTCTTGTCGAAGAGCCGAGTGCGGGAAATAGTGAACAAATTGTTATTTCAAACATCATGGAGCCCATCTCGGAAAACGCTTTCGAGACGGTTCAAACCGAACCGATCCTGATTGAGCCAGAACTATCGAATGAGAGGTCCCCTATGCAATTCGGTTTCATACTCTTAGCCATTATCGCGGCACTTATCATAGTGTTGGTTATACTTTTCAAGAAAATCTCTCGGATGAAAGAGGATATCTCAACGGCGAACCATCGGATTACCGTCTTTGGGATAGAGGATTTGGAAACCGCCCAAAAGAAGAAAAAGGAGTTGCAAGATACCATCGATAGTGTTGAATCACAATTGATCCGCGTAAAAGATGATTTTGCAAGTTTGAAGGGTGATCATTGGCGCTTGGAACAAAGCTATACTCAGCTGGAAAAACGGTCAGACAATCAAAAACAGAAATTGGCAAGAGCAAAAGAACTCTATACTGCAGTGGAACATGCAGTAGCACGATTTCATGAAACCGAAATACCTTCAATGTACTATAGACCTCTGACCGATGAAGAGAAAATTGATTTGGAGACTATTGCCCCATCTGTCATGTTGAATCTCAATTATATGAACTACCAAGAGCTCCGAAAGGAGTTTAGGGCAAATCAAAAACAGATAGACGCTCTGCTGGAAGAATACGCACAACGTTACACAACAAAGGCGAATCAGGCGATTTACAAACTCATGGTCATATCTTTACGCTCAGAACTACAGAATATTCTCTACAACCTAAAATTCGAGAAACTTGACACCGCCTTATTGCAGGTGCAATCACTCATTGCAAAGTATTTGGCGATTGCATCCGATGGAAATCAACAGATAGCTGGAACCATGCGAAAATTTGTTGGCGAACTGGAACATTTATTTCAGAATGCTGTAAAAATCGAGTACGAGTATTACATCAAGAAGGAGCAGGTCAGGCAAGAACAACTGGCTCTGCGTCAACAAATGCGTGAGGAGGCTGAAGAGAGAAGGCGACTGGAAGAACAAAAGAAACAAGTTGCCTTTGAAGAATCAAAATTCCATGCAGAGATCCATAAGGTAGAGGAATTATTGCAATCGGAACCTCTTGAGTCTCCTAGACGTGAAGAAATCTCGCTGAAATTGACAGAGCTACATGCCCAACTCGCACAGGTTGAAGAAAAGAAAGATGAAATCACCAAGCTTCAGAATGGCAAGGCCGGCAACGTATACATCATCAGTAATCTTGGTTCTTTTGGAGATCATGTTTTCAAAGTCGGTATGACTCGTAGATTGGATCCTCAGGACCGAGTAAACGAACTTGGGGATGCAAGTGTCCCCTTCAAATTTGATGTGCATAGCTTCATTTTCTCTGAAGATGCAGTAAGTTTAGAGTACGAATTGCATCGTCGCTTGAATGCGTGCAGGCTTAACAAGGTAAACCTAAGAAAAGAATTCTTCACCATCTCTCTAGATGAATTGGAACAGTTGGTGCAAGAAATCAATCCAACTGCAGAATTCAATAGGACCATGCTTGCAGAAGATTACCACCAGTCATTATCCATGGGAGACCAAGAGCTTCCACCTGTTGATTTACGTGATGAGAATGAAGAACAAGAAGACGAGGAAGCACTTGAAGCCTAA
- a CDS encoding ATP-binding cassette domain-containing protein translates to MAIEVHHISKRFKACTALSDVSFSIANGEICGFVGENGAGKTTLLRILTDLQRPDEGDYALLGKTRSSGEIERRKIGALVESPAFYADLSAEDNLKQLCRIRKVRSFESVQPLLKLVGLEGTKTKKAKAFSLGMKQKLGLAMALAGNPEVLILDEPMNGLDPQGIIALRSLILHLNREQGVTFLISSHILEELTKIATSYIFIHEGTIVRQMSASELAETCTRSLLLTVSDPVKAGEILTKHTIRCTVMPYSQLKAATEKSVTELVMLLHEQGIEVLKCHERQEQLEAYFISLVGEKS, encoded by the coding sequence ATGGCTATTGAAGTGCACCATATCAGCAAGCGATTCAAAGCTTGTACGGCACTATCAGATGTATCTTTCAGTATTGCGAACGGGGAAATCTGCGGATTCGTAGGAGAGAACGGTGCGGGCAAGACTACCCTGCTCCGTATCCTCACTGACCTCCAAAGACCGGATGAAGGCGACTATGCCTTGCTGGGAAAGACAAGGAGCAGTGGGGAGATCGAGCGAAGAAAGATCGGTGCCCTGGTCGAATCTCCGGCTTTCTACGCTGACCTGTCAGCAGAAGATAACCTGAAACAGCTGTGCAGGATCAGGAAAGTCCGATCCTTTGAGAGCGTGCAACCCCTGCTCAAGCTCGTAGGTCTTGAGGGAACCAAAACGAAAAAGGCCAAAGCGTTCTCGCTGGGCATGAAGCAGAAGCTCGGGTTGGCAATGGCGCTTGCGGGTAATCCTGAGGTACTCATCCTTGACGAACCAATGAACGGGCTCGACCCACAAGGAATCATCGCCCTCCGGAGCCTTATCCTGCATCTGAACCGTGAACAAGGGGTGACCTTTCTGATCTCAAGCCATATCCTGGAAGAGCTTACCAAGATTGCCACAAGTTACATTTTCATCCATGAGGGAACCATCGTTCGCCAGATGAGTGCTTCCGAACTTGCTGAGACGTGTACGCGTTCACTGCTGCTCACCGTCTCCGACCCGGTAAAGGCTGGAGAAATCCTCACCAAACACACCATCCGCTGCACCGTGATGCCGTACTCCCAACTGAAGGCAGCTACCGAGAAAAGCGTCACAGAGCTGGTCATGCTGTTGCATGAGCAGGGCATTGAGGTTTTGAAATGCCATGAACGACAGGAGCAACTCGAAGCGTACTTCATCAGTCTGGTAGGAGAAAAATCATGA
- a CDS encoding helix-turn-helix transcriptional regulator, translating into MAIIIRLDRVMADRKMSLTELSEQVGITLANLSNLKTGKVSAVRLGTMEGICKALKCQPGDLFEYCEEESDR; encoded by the coding sequence ATGGCAATAATCATACGGCTGGACCGGGTCATGGCTGACCGGAAGATGTCCCTAACCGAACTCTCGGAGCAGGTAGGTATCACCCTGGCAAACTTATCGAACCTCAAGACAGGGAAGGTGAGTGCGGTGCGGCTCGGTACGATGGAAGGCATCTGCAAGGCCTTGAAATGCCAACCAGGGGACTTGTTTGAGTATTGCGAAGAGGAAAGTGACCGATAA